One region of Limisphaera ngatamarikiensis genomic DNA includes:
- a CDS encoding c-type cytochrome encodes MKRVWWLVGLLVTGLAVNGLAAEAKIKELYEKECAKCHGSDGKGDTKMGKKLACKDYTDPKVQAEMKDEEAFKAIKEGLKDKNGRTLMKPLEGVSDDDIKALVAYMRSFKK; translated from the coding sequence ATGAAACGCGTTTGGTGGTTGGTGGGTTTGCTGGTAACCGGTCTGGCAGTGAACGGTCTGGCCGCCGAGGCCAAGATCAAGGAACTTTACGAAAAAGAGTGCGCCAAATGCCACGGCAGTGATGGCAAGGGCGACACCAAGATGGGCAAGAAACTCGCCTGCAAAGACTATACCGACCCCAAGGTCCAGGCCGAGATGAAGGATGAAGAAGCCTTCAAGGCCATCAAGGAAGGCCTCAAGGACAAGAACGGCCGCACGCTCATGAAACCCCTGGAGGGCGTCAGCGACGACGACATCAAGGCGCTGGTCGCCTATATGCGGTCGTTCAAGAAATAA
- a CDS encoding AsmA-like C-terminal region-containing protein: MAGNGWRRWVRGCRWAFRACRWLVWALLGVLVAALWYLDRVGLPEMLKRPLQERVRRHGLELEFARLRLRWFAGILADQVKVRPLGTPDAPQLEADHVRLDLQLWDLWRGRWEVEGLEVVQGRFASVAGGDDRRDFPWDVEGLNLRIRFLPGDTWRVEEARAVLGPVRCRISGVLSNATALRQWSGWKGLRRSGEGDSRDGAGQALDWWSWLGRTRFSASPEMVGTFEGDGRAPEQLRLRWQMRIPAVATPSGTAHGLLLRVSTEPGAEGTGVGWTVDAEADRFWTGSADCEGAKVTIRFEPDAPGHRWTATGTVRLAGVSTRWGTAGDVQVGFEAAGNPRPWSVDEVAWRLEAGDVDGGDFAAHDLRWEGRLLRSSGPRATVQVEPWRQWTGWQLSNGVAVGRLHVHGVGLRSVHGVLEWSPPELRVHDLAVVLPSGAVEGEVLVHAATHRGEFRVRSEADPRDLDAWLSERTRRWLDQFQWEQPPLVAIEGELALPPWPPTREHWAVALRENLTLTGTVSLGRGSFRGFTATRARSGFRYAAGTWHLPDLEVERPDGWLRADYRVRPWQRDYEWHFRFELPPDAFVPLLHTNQLQWLPLVRWDGPLEVEGEARGEFLRPETVNGQARMRWTNFVFRGVPVRRLETTVVYSNSWVLFLEPRVERAGGWLRADGVALDLVGQRVHFTNAVCLDDPDTIAAAIGPKTARTLAPYHFERPPEIRLEGTVPWHGHDGADLRVEVSGGPFRWWRFRTDRVTGTIRWQGETVGLTNVTAPFYGGELSGWGVFDLSPPEGTGVRFGVRVRRVNIAALMQDLNPAPSRLEGLLDADLWVDSGNTRDWQTWNGRGRASLRDGWIWSIPLFGVLSEPLDSLVPGLGRSPVSSGRASFVLTNGMVVSDDLECRASTMRLLYRGQVALDGRVDAVVQAELLRDAWLVGRVLSLALWPVSKIFEFRITGTLSQPRAEPLHIPRVLTIPLRPWQTLRGVFEPAPSGQGPP; encoded by the coding sequence ATGGCCGGCAATGGATGGCGCAGGTGGGTGCGGGGCTGTCGTTGGGCGTTTCGGGCGTGCCGATGGCTGGTGTGGGCGTTGTTGGGGGTGTTGGTGGCGGCGTTGTGGTACCTCGACCGCGTGGGGTTGCCGGAGATGCTCAAAAGACCGCTGCAGGAGCGGGTGCGTCGGCATGGGTTGGAGCTGGAGTTTGCCCGGTTGCGCCTGCGATGGTTTGCGGGGATTTTGGCCGATCAGGTGAAGGTGCGGCCGTTGGGCACGCCGGATGCCCCACAATTGGAGGCGGACCATGTCCGCCTGGATCTCCAGCTTTGGGACCTGTGGCGGGGCCGTTGGGAGGTGGAGGGTTTGGAGGTGGTTCAGGGGCGATTCGCGTCGGTCGCAGGTGGAGACGACCGGCGCGATTTTCCGTGGGACGTGGAGGGGCTGAACCTGCGGATCCGGTTTTTGCCGGGCGACACGTGGCGGGTGGAGGAGGCGCGGGCGGTGCTGGGTCCGGTTCGGTGCCGCATTTCGGGCGTATTGTCCAACGCCACGGCGTTGCGACAGTGGTCCGGCTGGAAGGGTTTGCGGCGCAGCGGCGAGGGGGATTCACGCGACGGCGCAGGGCAGGCCCTTGACTGGTGGAGCTGGCTCGGGCGCACGAGGTTCTCGGCCTCACCCGAAATGGTGGGAACATTTGAGGGTGACGGACGGGCTCCCGAACAGTTGCGACTGCGCTGGCAGATGCGCATTCCGGCCGTGGCAACTCCGTCGGGCACGGCCCACGGTCTGTTGTTGCGGGTGAGCACGGAGCCGGGCGCGGAAGGGACGGGGGTTGGATGGACGGTGGATGCCGAGGCCGATCGCTTTTGGACCGGCTCTGCGGACTGCGAGGGCGCAAAGGTGACAATCCGGTTCGAACCCGACGCACCCGGGCACCGGTGGACGGCCACGGGCACGGTGCGGCTGGCCGGGGTGTCCACCCGTTGGGGAACCGCAGGTGATGTACAGGTGGGCTTCGAGGCCGCGGGAAACCCGCGCCCGTGGTCGGTGGATGAGGTCGCGTGGCGGCTGGAGGCCGGGGATGTGGACGGCGGCGATTTCGCCGCGCACGATTTGAGGTGGGAGGGCCGGCTGCTGCGTTCCAGCGGGCCCCGGGCCACCGTGCAGGTCGAGCCATGGCGGCAATGGACGGGTTGGCAGTTGAGCAATGGGGTGGCGGTGGGGCGCCTGCACGTCCACGGGGTTGGGCTGCGCTCGGTGCACGGTGTGTTGGAGTGGTCGCCACCGGAACTGCGGGTGCACGATCTGGCGGTTGTGTTGCCGTCCGGCGCCGTGGAGGGTGAGGTGCTGGTTCATGCCGCGACACACCGAGGGGAGTTCCGGGTGCGGTCGGAGGCGGATCCCCGGGACCTGGACGCGTGGCTTTCAGAGCGGACGAGACGTTGGCTCGACCAGTTTCAATGGGAACAGCCGCCCCTTGTGGCGATAGAGGGCGAGCTGGCGTTGCCGCCCTGGCCACCCACACGGGAGCATTGGGCCGTAGCGCTGCGCGAGAACCTGACGCTGACCGGAACGGTGAGTTTGGGCAGGGGCAGTTTCCGGGGATTCACGGCCACGCGGGCGCGGTCGGGATTCCGCTATGCGGCAGGAACGTGGCATTTGCCGGATCTGGAGGTTGAACGGCCGGACGGCTGGTTGCGGGCGGATTATCGGGTGCGGCCGTGGCAGCGGGATTATGAATGGCATTTCAGGTTCGAGCTGCCGCCGGATGCCTTTGTGCCGCTGCTGCATACGAACCAACTGCAATGGTTGCCCCTGGTGCGGTGGGACGGGCCCCTTGAGGTCGAGGGGGAGGCGCGCGGTGAATTTCTGCGACCGGAAACGGTGAACGGGCAGGCCCGGATGCGGTGGACGAATTTTGTGTTTCGGGGCGTGCCCGTGCGGCGGTTGGAAACCACGGTGGTGTACAGCAACTCGTGGGTGTTGTTTCTGGAGCCGCGGGTGGAGCGTGCCGGGGGCTGGTTGAGGGCGGACGGGGTGGCCCTGGATCTGGTCGGGCAGCGGGTTCATTTCACCAATGCGGTGTGCCTGGATGATCCGGATACCATTGCGGCGGCGATCGGGCCCAAAACAGCCCGGACTCTGGCGCCCTACCATTTTGAGCGGCCTCCGGAGATCCGGCTGGAAGGCACGGTCCCCTGGCACGGGCATGACGGGGCGGACCTGCGTGTGGAGGTGTCGGGGGGGCCGTTTCGGTGGTGGCGGTTCCGGACGGATCGGGTGACGGGCACGATTCGCTGGCAGGGCGAGACGGTGGGATTAACCAACGTGACGGCTCCGTTTTACGGCGGGGAGTTGTCGGGCTGGGGTGTGTTTGATCTTTCGCCCCCGGAGGGAACGGGGGTGCGTTTTGGGGTTCGAGTTCGCAGGGTGAACATTGCGGCGCTGATGCAGGATCTGAACCCCGCGCCCAGCCGGTTGGAAGGGCTGTTGGATGCGGATCTATGGGTGGACAGTGGCAACACGCGGGACTGGCAGACGTGGAACGGTCGCGGTCGGGCGAGCCTGCGGGACGGGTGGATTTGGTCGATTCCATTGTTTGGCGTGTTGTCGGAGCCGCTGGATTCGCTGGTGCCGGGGTTGGGACGGAGCCCGGTGAGCAGTGGTCGCGCGTCGTTTGTTCTGACGAACGGGATGGTGGTGTCGGACGATCTGGAATGCCGGGCCTCGACCATGCGGCTTCTGTACCGGGGGCAGGTTGCCCTGGACGGGCGCGTGGATGCGGTGGTGCAGGCGGAGTTGTTGCGGGATGCCTGGTTGGTGGGGCGTGTGCTGAGTTTGGCCCTCTGGCCGGTGAGCAAGATCTTCGAATTCCGTATCACGGGCACATTGTCGCAACCCAGGGCCGAGCCCCTGCACATTCCGAGGGTTTTGACCATTCCGCTGCGGCCGTGGCAGACGCTGCGCGGTGTCTTTGAGCCGGCGCCCTCGGGGCAGGGCCCACCTTGA
- a CDS encoding ABC transporter permease — translation MTAFWVLFRRELAAYLVSLSGWVIMAAVAFLVGLSFVDLLLAVRQTPLPVHVTEVFYQTPYFWMVVLLSGPVITMRLFAQERASGTYETLMTSPVRDGTVVAAKFGAAWVFYLLVWLPLPGCVTLIRYWTGEAQALEWPLLGSTYLGIGLLGALFLSMGCFASALTRSQTVAAMVGGLLAVSLFLAGFAVSDRGSESSWWVQVLGAFALVDHMRDFTRGVVDLRPVVLYASTSLAFLYLTLRAVEGRHWK, via the coding sequence ATGACGGCGTTCTGGGTGTTGTTTCGTCGCGAACTGGCGGCGTACCTGGTTTCGCTGAGCGGCTGGGTGATCATGGCCGCGGTGGCGTTTTTGGTGGGGCTGAGTTTTGTGGATTTGTTGCTGGCGGTGCGGCAGACGCCGTTGCCGGTGCACGTGACGGAGGTGTTTTACCAGACGCCGTACTTTTGGATGGTGGTGTTGTTGAGCGGGCCGGTGATCACGATGCGGTTGTTTGCGCAGGAGCGGGCTTCCGGTACGTATGAGACGCTGATGACCAGCCCGGTTCGGGACGGGACGGTGGTGGCGGCCAAGTTTGGTGCGGCCTGGGTGTTTTATTTGCTGGTGTGGTTGCCGTTGCCGGGGTGTGTGACGTTGATCCGGTACTGGACGGGGGAGGCGCAGGCGCTGGAGTGGCCGTTGCTGGGGAGCACGTATCTGGGGATTGGCCTGCTGGGGGCGTTGTTTTTGAGCATGGGTTGTTTTGCGTCGGCGCTGACGCGGTCGCAGACGGTGGCGGCGATGGTGGGTGGGCTGCTGGCGGTGAGCCTGTTCCTGGCGGGTTTTGCGGTGTCGGATCGGGGGTCGGAGTCGTCGTGGTGGGTGCAGGTGCTGGGTGCGTTTGCGCTGGTGGATCACATGCGGGATTTCACGCGCGGGGTGGTGGATTTGCGGCCGGTGGTGTTGTATGCGAGCACGAGCCTGGCGTTTTTGTACCTGACGCTGCGGGCGGTGGAGGGTCGGCACTGGAAATGA
- the amrA gene encoding AmmeMemoRadiSam system protein A codes for MESMARRVARWTGFPRFRWDELRQQWGDSFLEGPAGPEVTPACGVPGWNAVEDWVRRSGVNSWVWVLVGGEDALSLARRLAMTLFPELLWVVCLRNGGGAATGPEGDDRVRYKLDALAGWDRQAMEAAGVGAQLEWWILAEVGAGLHWEGCFWSGLQGKGLPFLHGAVPPGRAVLGLDPPVGRMLVGHERSVALQLARLTVETVARTGRVPTVNSGSLPLALLAPRACFVTLTRRGQLRGCIGHLTAQMPLYQAVMENARNAALYDYRFEPVAPAEVEELTIEISVLTRPRPLEAASPEELLDRLEPGRDGVILHLGARTATFLPQVWEKLPDRRQFMAQLCMKAGCLPDAWRSRDARVELYRVEAFSEREA; via the coding sequence ATGGAATCGATGGCTCGGCGCGTGGCGCGATGGACCGGCTTTCCCCGGTTTCGGTGGGATGAACTGCGGCAGCAGTGGGGAGATTCGTTCTTGGAGGGGCCGGCAGGCCCTGAGGTCACCCCGGCGTGCGGTGTGCCCGGATGGAATGCCGTTGAAGATTGGGTGCGGCGTTCCGGGGTGAACAGTTGGGTTTGGGTGCTCGTGGGCGGCGAGGACGCCCTCTCCCTGGCCAGGCGTCTGGCGATGACGCTGTTCCCTGAACTGCTGTGGGTGGTGTGTTTGCGAAATGGCGGCGGGGCTGCGACCGGGCCCGAGGGGGACGATCGGGTTCGATACAAACTGGACGCACTGGCGGGGTGGGATCGGCAGGCCATGGAGGCGGCGGGCGTGGGCGCGCAGTTGGAGTGGTGGATTCTGGCCGAGGTGGGGGCGGGTCTGCATTGGGAGGGTTGTTTCTGGTCCGGACTTCAGGGGAAGGGACTGCCTTTCCTGCACGGCGCAGTGCCGCCGGGTCGGGCCGTGTTGGGTTTGGATCCGCCGGTGGGACGCATGTTGGTGGGGCACGAGCGTTCGGTGGCCTTGCAACTGGCGCGGTTGACCGTGGAGACGGTGGCGCGGACGGGGCGGGTGCCCACGGTGAATTCCGGTTCACTCCCGCTGGCCTTGTTGGCACCTCGGGCCTGCTTTGTGACCCTGACCCGGCGGGGACAATTGCGGGGGTGCATCGGCCACCTGACGGCCCAGATGCCCCTGTACCAGGCAGTGATGGAAAACGCCCGGAACGCGGCCCTGTATGATTACCGGTTCGAACCCGTGGCACCGGCCGAGGTGGAGGAGTTGACGATTGAAATCAGCGTGCTGACCCGGCCGCGTCCTTTGGAGGCCGCGTCGCCGGAGGAACTGCTGGACCGGTTGGAGCCGGGCCGGGACGGCGTGATCCTTCACCTGGGGGCGCGCACGGCCACCTTCTTGCCGCAGGTGTGGGAAAAGTTGCCGGACCGGCGTCAGTTCATGGCGCAGCTGTGCATGAAAGCGGGCTGCCTGCCGGATGCGTGGCGGAGCCGGGACGCCAGGGTTGAGCTCTACCGGGTGGAGGCATTCAGTGAACGAGAGGCGTGA
- a CDS encoding cob(I)yrinic acid a,c-diamide adenosyltransferase, with amino-acid sequence MSIVTRQGDEGLTSLMYGVRVPKDHPRVEAYGAVDELNAALGWARAQGAPPWLQDALLHVQRDLIVLMGELATDPAHRARFEADGFSALGPGHVGWLEEEVRLAEGCLPPARGWALPGADPVSAALEFSRTVCRRAERRVCALRGATGAVSGTVLVYLNRLSDLLWLWARCVERGITPRPAASGNGAQ; translated from the coding sequence ATGAGCATTGTGACGCGGCAGGGGGACGAGGGTTTGACGTCGCTGATGTACGGCGTGCGGGTGCCCAAGGATCATCCGCGGGTGGAGGCGTACGGTGCAGTGGACGAGCTGAACGCGGCCCTGGGATGGGCGCGTGCGCAGGGGGCACCGCCGTGGTTGCAGGATGCGTTGCTGCATGTGCAGCGGGATTTGATCGTTCTGATGGGTGAGCTGGCCACGGACCCCGCGCACCGGGCGCGGTTCGAGGCCGATGGGTTCAGTGCGCTGGGGCCCGGGCATGTGGGGTGGTTGGAGGAGGAGGTGCGGCTTGCGGAGGGTTGCCTGCCGCCGGCACGGGGATGGGCATTGCCCGGTGCGGATCCGGTTTCGGCGGCGCTGGAGTTTTCGCGGACGGTGTGTCGGCGGGCGGAACGCCGTGTGTGTGCGTTGCGCGGGGCGACCGGCGCGGTGAGCGGGACGGTGTTGGTGTATTTGAACCGGTTGTCGGATTTGCTCTGGCTGTGGGCGCGATGCGTGGAGCGGGGGATTACGCCCCGGCCTGCGGCGTCCGGGAATGGCGCGCAGTGA
- a CDS encoding DUF4340 domain-containing protein, whose translation MQARFTGLWVTLALAMLGFILLVERRWTEPPRGPRVLLTGWDPAQAVAVEVRRPRELPLRVVREGGRWWLETPLRDPADDRRVEALLAALVREPVQTVLTTSELLQRPDALAEYGLESPRVTLRVQAPNRMVQIQFGNRTAPGDQVFVQVVGEEELWVVSAEVLRLLPAQPADWRERRWVRVDSGSFDRLTVSNRLGWFALGRDPEGDRWRLEAPLRARVDPDRVQMLWQGLQGLEVLEFVADDPEADAEVYGFAPPVLALGLWRGTNAVAQFEFGRSPTNHPDRVYARQAGRAAVVTVPAEAVGGWLAGYADFRDRRLLRWEGQVSAVEFLGGENFAVHRLPVGWRILPWDLPADEALVEGLLDWLRRLEVVEFVKDVVIEPDLARYGLAPPTRQVVLRRAARGAGDTNTVLGEIQLGLVQDDKVFVRRWDEPTVYAVRASDLAGLPTAFYQLRDRRIWRIPEGEVERVIVEEGSRRREMIRHDAYAWTLAPGSQGIINSLAVGEAVRTLCELDAVAWLGVGEARAAEYGFERGAWSVTLRRRDGETLTVSFARPRQELPLLGMVRLEGQPWVFVTSPVVQELVQAYLKLPPESGS comes from the coding sequence ATGCAGGCAAGATTCACAGGTTTGTGGGTGACGCTGGCGCTGGCGATGCTGGGGTTCATCCTGTTGGTGGAGCGGCGTTGGACCGAGCCACCGCGCGGGCCGCGCGTGCTCCTGACAGGTTGGGACCCGGCGCAGGCGGTGGCGGTGGAGGTGCGCCGACCGCGGGAGCTGCCGTTGCGGGTGGTGCGCGAGGGCGGTCGCTGGTGGCTGGAAACTCCGTTGCGGGATCCGGCGGATGACCGGCGGGTGGAGGCGTTGCTGGCGGCACTGGTGCGGGAGCCCGTGCAGACGGTTTTGACCACGTCCGAACTGTTGCAGCGGCCGGACGCACTGGCGGAGTACGGCCTGGAGAGTCCGCGCGTGACGCTCCGGGTCCAGGCTCCCAACCGCATGGTTCAGATTCAGTTCGGGAACCGGACCGCGCCGGGGGATCAGGTGTTTGTTCAGGTGGTGGGTGAGGAGGAGCTCTGGGTGGTGAGCGCGGAGGTCTTGCGGTTGCTGCCGGCGCAACCGGCCGATTGGCGGGAGCGACGATGGGTGCGGGTGGACTCGGGGAGTTTTGACCGGCTCACGGTGAGCAATCGGCTGGGGTGGTTCGCCCTGGGCCGGGATCCGGAGGGGGACCGGTGGCGATTGGAGGCGCCCTTGCGGGCGCGGGTGGATCCGGACCGCGTGCAGATGCTCTGGCAGGGTCTGCAGGGTTTGGAGGTGCTGGAGTTTGTGGCGGATGATCCGGAGGCGGACGCGGAGGTGTACGGTTTTGCGCCGCCGGTCCTGGCTCTGGGGCTGTGGCGGGGGACCAACGCCGTGGCGCAGTTTGAGTTTGGTCGGAGCCCCACCAACCATCCGGATCGGGTGTATGCGCGCCAGGCGGGTCGAGCGGCGGTGGTGACGGTGCCGGCCGAGGCTGTGGGGGGGTGGCTGGCGGGGTACGCGGACTTTCGGGATCGGCGGCTTTTGCGTTGGGAGGGGCAGGTGTCGGCGGTGGAGTTTCTGGGGGGCGAGAACTTCGCGGTGCACCGGCTGCCGGTGGGCTGGCGGATTTTGCCGTGGGATTTGCCGGCGGACGAGGCTCTGGTGGAAGGGTTGTTGGATTGGTTGCGGAGGCTGGAGGTGGTGGAGTTTGTGAAAGACGTGGTGATTGAGCCGGATCTGGCCCGGTACGGGTTGGCGCCGCCGACCCGTCAGGTGGTGTTGCGACGGGCGGCTCGGGGGGCCGGTGATACCAACACGGTCCTGGGGGAGATCCAGTTGGGTTTGGTGCAGGACGACAAGGTGTTCGTGCGGCGGTGGGATGAACCGACGGTGTATGCGGTGCGGGCGTCGGATCTGGCGGGGCTGCCCACGGCGTTCTACCAGTTGCGGGACCGCCGGATCTGGCGGATCCCGGAGGGGGAGGTGGAACGGGTGATTGTGGAGGAGGGATCGCGCCGGCGGGAGATGATCCGGCACGATGCGTACGCGTGGACGTTGGCACCGGGTTCGCAGGGGATCATCAACAGCCTGGCTGTGGGCGAGGCGGTCCGAACGTTGTGCGAACTGGACGCGGTGGCGTGGCTGGGCGTGGGTGAAGCCCGGGCGGCGGAGTACGGGTTTGAGCGCGGGGCCTGGTCGGTTACGTTGCGTCGTCGGGATGGCGAGACGTTGACGGTGAGTTTTGCCCGGCCGCGGCAGGAGCTCCCGTTGTTGGGGATGGTGCGCCTGGAAGGTCAACCGTGGGTGTTTGTGACCTCACCGGTGGTCCAGGAGCTGGTGCAGGCGTATTTGAAGCTCCCTCCGGAGTCCGGATCTTGA
- a CDS encoding GldG family protein: MDSGRGTQPSFSAGRRWAGWLRVGLGTVSVLALVVMVNHLAQRHPVRWYVTAEGETKLSPQTRAVLDSLTNEVRVTVFYDREDPFYPLVVGLLREYQLANPRVHVRTVDYLRQAGAAQQVFAEYQLAGATNKNLVLFDCEGRVMRIDGRMLTQYTLEPVAAGGDQPEFRRRAVAFHGERVFTSALLAVTMSRPLRAYFLTGHEEHDPDSDHETVGYRRFAGLLRQNCIVTSTLSLEGTNTVPEDCHLLIVAGPLRPVPEEVVRRLEEYLQQGGRMLVLLNSYGLSRGSGLEGMLSRWGVEVSPWPVLDRDNTITGQDIKVLRFGNHPVVRPLVEGGGLAALHVWRPRAVGRLAAGAGGVEGVTVTELAFSGERSRLMGGGGATGSFPLAVAVEKGAVPGVVTARGNTRMVVVGDSFFLGNQLIESVNNADFGAYAVNWLLDRTFLLHQVGSRPVREFRVTLGAREMRALQWTLLGGIPAGLLLVGLGIWWRRRR; the protein is encoded by the coding sequence ATGGATTCGGGACGCGGCACACAACCGTCGTTTTCTGCGGGTCGTCGCTGGGCGGGCTGGCTGCGGGTGGGTTTGGGGACGGTTTCGGTCCTTGCGCTGGTGGTGATGGTGAACCACCTGGCGCAACGCCATCCGGTGCGGTGGTATGTGACGGCGGAGGGGGAGACGAAACTGTCCCCGCAGACGCGGGCGGTGTTGGACAGCCTCACCAATGAGGTGCGGGTGACGGTGTTTTACGATCGGGAGGACCCGTTTTACCCCCTGGTGGTGGGGTTGTTGCGGGAGTACCAGCTGGCGAATCCGCGGGTGCACGTTCGCACGGTGGATTATCTGCGGCAGGCCGGGGCGGCACAGCAGGTGTTTGCGGAGTATCAGCTGGCCGGGGCCACGAACAAGAACCTGGTGCTGTTTGATTGTGAGGGGCGGGTGATGCGGATCGACGGCCGGATGCTGACGCAGTACACCCTTGAGCCGGTGGCCGCCGGAGGAGACCAGCCGGAGTTCCGGCGCCGGGCCGTGGCATTCCACGGGGAACGGGTGTTTACGTCGGCGTTGCTGGCGGTGACGATGTCACGGCCGTTGCGGGCGTATTTCCTGACGGGGCACGAGGAGCACGATCCGGACAGTGACCATGAGACGGTGGGATACCGGCGGTTTGCCGGTTTGTTGCGGCAAAACTGCATCGTGACATCGACGCTTTCGTTGGAGGGGACGAACACGGTGCCGGAGGACTGTCATTTGCTGATTGTGGCCGGGCCGTTGCGGCCGGTGCCGGAAGAGGTGGTGCGGAGGTTGGAGGAGTACCTGCAGCAGGGCGGTCGGATGCTGGTGCTCTTGAACAGCTACGGGCTGTCGCGGGGCTCGGGTTTGGAGGGGATGCTGTCGCGGTGGGGCGTGGAGGTGAGTCCCTGGCCGGTGCTGGATCGTGACAACACGATCACGGGACAGGACATCAAGGTCCTGCGATTCGGGAATCATCCGGTGGTCCGGCCGTTGGTGGAGGGGGGCGGGCTGGCGGCCCTGCATGTCTGGCGGCCGCGGGCCGTGGGGCGGTTGGCGGCCGGGGCCGGCGGCGTGGAGGGTGTGACGGTGACGGAGCTGGCGTTCAGCGGGGAGCGGAGTCGGTTGATGGGGGGCGGTGGGGCGACCGGTTCGTTCCCGTTGGCGGTGGCGGTGGAGAAGGGGGCGGTGCCCGGCGTGGTGACGGCCCGGGGGAACACGCGGATGGTGGTGGTGGGGGATTCGTTTTTTCTGGGCAACCAGTTGATCGAATCGGTGAACAACGCGGACTTCGGGGCTTATGCGGTGAACTGGTTGTTGGACCGGACGTTTTTGCTGCACCAGGTGGGGTCGAGACCGGTGCGGGAGTTTCGGGTTACCCTGGGTGCGCGGGAGATGCGGGCCCTGCAATGGACGTTGCTGGGGGGGATTCCGGCCGGTTTGCTGCTGGTGGGGCTGGGGATCTGGTGGCGGCGCCGGCGTTGA
- a CDS encoding FHA domain-containing protein, with product MAKLVVLTEGFAGRTYELKGERVTIGRLEDNTIQISEPSVSSHHCELLLQGQEIVVRDLQSTNGTYIDGEPVTQAVLKPGQVLRLGAVEMRLEGDAPAGAPAAGAAPAAAPSAASAGPTAATASQAAAPSAPGTRPMGQTSPIPRGVSLSELQGGARPADLRKTGFAKKADSGSKLLWLVVGVVGAAVVALLAWALLTIR from the coding sequence ATGGCCAAGCTTGTTGTCCTCACAGAGGGGTTCGCCGGGCGTACCTACGAGCTGAAGGGTGAACGGGTCACCATCGGCCGTCTGGAGGACAACACCATTCAGATTTCGGAGCCGTCCGTTTCCAGCCATCATTGCGAGCTTCTCTTGCAGGGGCAGGAGATTGTGGTTCGCGACCTGCAGTCCACCAACGGGACGTACATTGACGGTGAACCCGTGACGCAGGCGGTGTTGAAGCCGGGGCAGGTGTTGCGGCTGGGTGCGGTGGAGATGCGGTTGGAGGGTGATGCTCCGGCGGGGGCACCCGCTGCGGGTGCAGCACCGGCTGCGGCCCCGTCGGCCGCATCGGCCGGGCCCACAGCTGCGACTGCGAGTCAGGCTGCCGCTCCGTCTGCCCCGGGGACGAGGCCCATGGGCCAGACTTCGCCCATTCCGCGCGGGGTGAGTTTGAGTGAGTTGCAGGGTGGGGCGCGACCGGCCGACCTGCGCAAGACGGGATTCGCCAAGAAGGCCGACTCCGGCAGCAAATTGCTGTGGCTTGTGGTTGGGGTGGTGGGGGCGGCGGTGGTGGCGCTGCTGGCGTGGGCGTTGCTGACGATCCGTTGA
- a CDS encoding ABC transporter ATP-binding protein codes for MSEPWMIEVRDLTKRYGNRVAIQGVTFTVARGEIVGLLGPNGAGKSTTMRILSGFLPATYGTVRVAGYDVARESLEVRRRIGYMPENNPLYPEMRVVEYLRFRARLKGLSGRRARERVEVVLEQCGLTEVRRRLIGQLSRGYRQRVGLADALVHEPDLIILDEPTIGLDPHQIRSVRELIKGLAGRHTVLLSTHILPEAEMICHRMLILWDGRVVAAGTPAELEQRWSADPQVMVEVSAPAAELEAFWSGRPEVASWEMAPAEEGWWRCWLRPAGAQDLRPLVYGWARERGWTLRELTRRRYTLEDIYVRVTARREEEEAEEEEV; via the coding sequence ATGAGCGAGCCCTGGATGATTGAGGTGCGGGATTTGACGAAACGCTACGGGAACCGCGTGGCGATTCAGGGGGTGACGTTCACCGTGGCGCGGGGCGAGATTGTGGGGTTGCTGGGGCCGAACGGGGCGGGCAAGAGCACGACGATGCGGATTTTGTCGGGTTTTTTGCCGGCGACGTACGGGACGGTGCGTGTGGCGGGTTATGATGTGGCGCGGGAGTCGTTGGAGGTGCGGCGGCGGATCGGTTACATGCCGGAGAACAATCCGTTGTATCCGGAGATGCGGGTGGTGGAGTATTTGCGGTTTCGGGCGCGGTTGAAGGGGTTGAGCGGGCGCCGGGCGCGGGAGCGGGTGGAGGTGGTGCTGGAGCAATGCGGTTTGACGGAGGTGCGGCGCCGGTTGATCGGGCAGCTTTCGAGGGGGTACCGCCAGCGGGTGGGCCTTGCGGATGCGCTGGTGCACGAGCCGGACCTGATCATTTTGGACGAGCCGACCATCGGGTTGGATCCCCACCAGATCCGCTCGGTGCGGGAGTTGATCAAGGGCCTGGCGGGGCGGCACACGGTGTTGTTGTCGACGCACATTTTGCCGGAGGCGGAGATGATCTGCCATCGGATGCTGATCCTGTGGGACGGGCGGGTTGTGGCGGCCGGGACACCGGCGGAGCTGGAGCAGCGGTGGAGTGCAGACCCTCAGGTGATGGTGGAGGTGTCGGCCCCGGCGGCGGAGCTGGAGGCGTTTTGGTCGGGCAGGCCGGAGGTGGCGAGCTGGGAGATGGCGCCCGCGGAGGAGGGTTGGTGGCGGTGCTGGTTGCGTCCGGCGGGGGCACAGGATTTGCGGCCGCTGGTGTACGGGTGGGCGCGGGAGCGGGGTTGGACGTTGCGGGAACTGACGCGGCGGCGCTACACGTTGGAGGACATTTACGTGCGGGTGACCGCGCGGCGGGAGGAAGAGGAGGCGGAGGAGGAAGAGGTGTGA